One stretch of Streptomyces sp. MMBL 11-1 DNA includes these proteins:
- a CDS encoding 3-hydroxyacyl-CoA dehydrogenase NAD-binding domain-containing protein: MTESTTIRWEQDDTGVVTLVLDDPNQSANTMNQAFKDSIAAVADRAEAEKDTIRGIIYTSAKKTFFAGGDLKDMIKVGPENAQDAFDAGNAIKASLRRIETLGKPVVAAINGAALGGGYEIALACHHRVALDAPGSRIGLPEVTLGLLPAGGGVTRTVRLMGIADALLKVLLQGTQYTPRRALENGLVHEVAATREEMIEKARAFIDANPESQQPWDVKGYRIPGGTPSNPKFAANLPAFPANLKKQLGGAPMPAPRNILAAAVEGSQVDFDTALTIEARYFTELVTGQVAKNMIQAFFFDLQAVNSGANRPKDIPERPVRKVAVLGAGMMGAGIAYSCAKAGIEVVLKDVSTEAAAKGKAYSEKLLAKALSRGRTTEAKRDELLALITPTGDAADLAGCDAVIEAVFEDTALKHKVFQEIQDVIEPDALLCSNTSTLPITVLAEGVSRPVDFIGLHFFSPVDKMPLVEIIKGERTGDEALARAFDLVRRIKKTPIVVNDSRGFFTSRVIGQFINEGVAMVGEGVEPASIEQAAAQSGYPAKVLSLMDELTLTLPRKIRDETKRAVQEAGGSWPGHPSDAVIDRMVDEFGRPGRSGGAGFYDYDEDGRRAGLWPGLREHFAKPDADVPFEDMKERMLFSEALDSVRCLEENVLISVADANIGSIMGIGFPPWTGGVLQYINGYEGGLPGFVARARELAERYGDRFLPPALLVEKARKGETFHD; this comes from the coding sequence ATGACCGAGAGCACCACCATCCGCTGGGAACAGGACGACACCGGCGTCGTCACCCTGGTCCTCGACGACCCGAACCAGTCGGCCAACACGATGAACCAGGCCTTCAAGGACTCCATCGCGGCCGTCGCCGACCGCGCCGAGGCCGAGAAGGACACGATCCGCGGCATCATCTACACCTCCGCCAAGAAGACCTTCTTCGCCGGCGGCGACCTCAAGGACATGATCAAGGTCGGCCCGGAGAACGCCCAGGACGCCTTCGACGCCGGCAACGCCATCAAGGCATCCCTCCGCCGCATCGAGACCCTCGGCAAGCCCGTCGTCGCCGCCATCAACGGCGCGGCCCTCGGCGGCGGTTACGAGATCGCGCTAGCCTGCCACCACCGCGTCGCCCTCGACGCCCCCGGCTCCCGCATCGGCCTGCCCGAGGTCACCCTCGGCCTGCTCCCGGCGGGCGGCGGCGTCACCCGGACCGTACGCCTCATGGGCATCGCCGACGCCCTGCTCAAGGTGCTGCTCCAGGGCACCCAGTACACGCCCCGGCGCGCCCTGGAGAACGGCCTCGTCCACGAGGTCGCCGCCACCCGCGAGGAGATGATCGAGAAGGCCCGCGCCTTCATCGACGCGAACCCCGAGTCCCAGCAGCCCTGGGACGTCAAGGGCTACCGCATCCCCGGCGGCACCCCCTCCAACCCCAAGTTCGCCGCCAACCTCCCCGCCTTCCCGGCCAACCTGAAGAAGCAGCTCGGGGGCGCGCCCATGCCCGCGCCCCGCAACATCCTCGCGGCGGCCGTCGAGGGCTCCCAGGTCGACTTCGACACCGCCCTGACCATCGAGGCCCGGTACTTCACCGAGCTGGTCACCGGCCAGGTCGCCAAGAACATGATCCAGGCGTTCTTCTTCGACCTCCAGGCCGTCAACTCAGGCGCCAACCGTCCCAAGGACATCCCCGAGCGGCCCGTCCGCAAGGTCGCCGTGCTCGGCGCCGGGATGATGGGCGCGGGCATCGCGTACTCCTGCGCCAAGGCCGGGATCGAGGTCGTCCTCAAGGACGTCTCCACCGAGGCGGCCGCCAAGGGCAAGGCGTACAGCGAGAAGCTGCTCGCCAAGGCGCTGTCCCGGGGCCGTACGACCGAGGCGAAGCGCGACGAACTGCTGGCCCTGATCACCCCCACCGGCGACGCCGCCGACCTCGCGGGCTGCGACGCGGTGATCGAGGCCGTCTTCGAGGACACCGCCCTCAAGCACAAGGTGTTCCAGGAGATCCAGGACGTCATCGAGCCGGACGCGCTGCTCTGCTCCAACACCTCCACCCTCCCGATCACCGTCCTCGCCGAAGGCGTCTCGCGCCCCGTCGACTTCATCGGGCTGCACTTCTTCTCGCCCGTCGACAAGATGCCCCTCGTCGAGATCATCAAGGGCGAGCGCACCGGCGACGAGGCGCTCGCCCGCGCCTTCGACCTGGTCCGCCGGATCAAGAAGACGCCGATCGTCGTCAACGACTCGCGCGGCTTCTTCACCTCGCGCGTCATCGGCCAGTTCATCAACGAGGGCGTCGCCATGGTCGGCGAGGGCGTCGAGCCCGCTTCGATCGAGCAGGCCGCCGCCCAGTCGGGCTACCCGGCCAAGGTGCTTTCCCTGATGGACGAGCTGACCCTGACCCTGCCGCGCAAGATCCGCGACGAGACGAAGCGCGCGGTTCAGGAGGCCGGCGGCAGCTGGCCCGGCCACCCCTCCGACGCGGTCATCGACCGCATGGTCGACGAGTTCGGCCGCCCGGGCCGCAGCGGGGGAGCGGGCTTCTACGACTACGACGAGGACGGCAGGAGGGCAGGCCTCTGGCCCGGACTGCGCGAGCACTTCGCCAAGCCGGACGCCGATGTGCCCTTCGAGGACATGAAGGAGCGGATGCTCTTCTCCGAGGCCCTGGACAGCGTCCGCTGCCTGGAGGAGAACGTCCTGATCTCCGTCGCCGACGCCAACATCGGCTCCATCATGGGCATCGGCTTCCCGCCGTGGACCGGCGGCGTGCTCCAGTACATCAACGGGTACGAGGGCGGCCTGCCCGGCTTCGTGGCCCGCGCCCGGGAACTCGCCGAGCGGTACGGCGACCGGTTCCTGCCGCCCGCCCTGCTGGTGGAGAAGGCGCGGAAGGGCGAGACCTTCCACGACTGA